CATCGCCGATGGTAGTGTGGGGTCTCCCCATGTGAGAGTAGGTCATCGTCAGGCTCTTAAATAAACAAAAGGCCCCCGTTGCTAACGCAACGGGGGCTTTTTGTTATTGGGGGTTGTGTGGGGTGCGCGGGTTGAGGGTCGAGGAGTGGACCGCTGCTCGTCTTAGGCGCTTCCCCTGGCTGGGCCACACGCCCCCTGCCGTCGCCGTCAGTCATGCCGACCAGCGTTGGAGTGCCGGCGCTAAAGTCCTGTCGGGTGCCGTGAAGGTCAGGCGATAAACAGCTACCCCGTGGCCTTCGTGCTCGCAAAGGCCTTTTTGCGTGGCATTTTCCCTTGCTAAAGCCGCTTACTTTAGTCTGCTCTGAGCTCGGTAAGCGGAGCTTGGGGGCGGCTGTCACTGCAAGTTCGCTGTCATTGCTGCTGGCCATGTGCAGATTATGAATTTTGTTCATGGGTCTGGATCACAAATAATCAACGGTTTGCTTCTTTATCCCGCGCTTTTGGCCATCTATTCTCTATCCGTTCCCCTTGTTCTGGCCTGCAGAGCAGTGCGAATTTTCTGCGCTGGACTCTGCATTGCCGGTTTGGAAAGTGGTAAGGTTGAGCCTGTTTTTCTGTCACCACGATAGCGTGCTGTGGCAGAGGCATCGGGAGTAAGCGTAGTCAGTTTTGGTGGGGCGCACTGGGAAGTCGCCTTGATGATTCGCAGGGTTGGCCTGCAGCGGCTCCGCCTTGAGGGCCGTTTCAACTGTTTGGATTTGGGAAAAGGTTTGCATTATGACAACAGAAAACAAAGCCAGCGTAACGACCCCCCTGCAGGCGCTTCAGCAGCGCGTTGAGCAGCAGGGTGATGCCGTGGCATTTGTTCAGCCACTGGGTGGCGGCAAGGTGCGTGAGTATACCTGGAAAGAGATTGAGCTGGAGGCGCGCAAGATGGCGGCCTACCTGCAATCCCAGGGCATGCAGCGGGGAGATCACATCGCACTGGTTTCCAAGAACTGTGCAGAATGGATCATGGCTGACCTGGCAATCTGGATGGCCGGTGGTGTCAGTGTTCCCTTGTACCCGACCCTGGTGGCAGAAACTGTTCGTCTGATCATGGAGCACAGTGAATCCAAGATGCTGTTCGTCGGCAAGCTGGATGATTGGGACATCATGAAGGATGGCGTTCCTGACGGTGTGAAGCAGATTTCTTTCTCCCTGGCGCCGCAAGACGTGCAAAGTGCATTCCCGATGTGGACGGACATCATCCGTGACACGGCTCCTATTGAAGAGATTTACACCCCGCAGCCCGCTGATCTGGCCACCATTGTGTACACCTCTGGCACGACAGGTATGCCGAAGGGCGTGATGCACGACTTCCAGGCGCTTTCTACCGTGGGTAGCAAGATGATCAAGGTTTACGATCTGCAGCCTGACGAGCGTATGATTTCCTATCTTCCGCTGTCGCATGTTGCTGAACGTCTGGCGGTTGAAATTGCACAGCTTTATGTGGGTAACAAGGTCTTCTTTGCAGAGTCCCTCGAAACCTTTGGTGAGGACATCAAGCGGGCCCAGCCGACGGTGTTCTTCGCTGTACCGCGAATCTGGTCAAAGTTCTATCAGAAGGCATCCGAAGCGGTTCCACCCAAGAAGCTGAATACCCTGTTGAAAATTCCGTTCTTGAACAAGGTCATCAAGAAAAAGGTTCTCGGGGCCATGGGGCTGGATGAGTGCCGTATTGCCTTGTCTGGAGCAGCAGCGCTGTCTCCTGAGATCATCACCTGGTTCAAGAAGCTTGGGCTTGAGATTCTTGAGGTGTACGGCATGACCGAAAACCTGGCCTGGTCGCATACCACTGAGGTGGGTGATCAGCAAATTGGTTGGGTGGGTACCCCCAATGACGGCGTTGAGTGCCGTATTGCCGAGAATGGTGAAATCATGGTGCGTAGCCTGGGCAACATGAAGGGCTACTACAAAATGCCGGAGAAGACGGCAGAAGACCTCACCGATGATGGCTGGCTGCATACTGGTGACAAGGGCCAGATTGACGCCAAGGGTCGCCTGAAAATTACCGGTCGAGTGAAGGAAATCTTCAAGACCGAGAAAGGGAAGTATGTGGCGCCTGTGCCGATCGAAAACCACATCGTTACCCTGCCTGGACTGGAGTTGGCCTGCGTGATTGGTGAGGGCATGGGGCAGCCTGTAGCGCTGCTGAACTTGACTCCAGAAGAACAGGTTCGTCTGTCTTCCGAGTCTGAGAAAGAGCATTTCACCCAGGAGCTTGAGAAGCACCTCAAGCACGTGAATGGTCTGATCGATCCCCATGAGCGCCTGACGACCCTGATTGTGTGCAAGGACGCCTGGAGCGTGGAGAACAACATGATTACTCCTACTCTCAAACTGAAGCGTAATGTGATTGAGGAGCATTATGCAGAGGGCATCAAGCAGTGGTCTAAAACCAAAGGGGTGGTCTGGGAAGCTTGAGCACCCTAAAGGAGGCGGATCAGCAACTGATCCGCCTGCTGGCCGATGGCCAGTTTCGTTCCGGCTCTCAGCTCGGAGAGGTATTGGGTGTATCACGCGCTGCCGTCTGGAAGCGTGCGCAACGCCTTAACGACTTCGGGCTGGCACTGGAGTCAGTGAAAGGGAAGGGTTACCGGCTTGCGCAGCCCATTGAACTTCTCGATGCTGAGTACCTTCAGGACTATCTCTCAAAGACGGTTACTCCCGTCGACCTTCATTATTCTCTGATTACAGATTCCACCAATGCGGATGCATTGGCAGCCAGCAATCAGGCTGGTCGTCCGGCCGTGTTTATGGCGGAATGTCAGTTGGCGGGAAGGGGGCGAAGAGGCAGGCAGTGGCAGTCGCCGTTTGCTGCAAACCATTATCTTTCCGTTCGTTATCCCATTCAGGGAGGGTTTGGCGCGCTCGGAGGACTCAGTCTTGCTGTGGGTGTTGCTGTTGCGGACGCACTAACCTCAATCCAGCCGGGAATGCCGGTCGGTCTGAAGTGGCCCAATGATTTGCTGGTTCATGGGGCAAAGCTGGGCGGTGTCCTTATTGAGTTGGCTGGCGAGATGGATGGTCGTGTCGATGTGGTTGTTGGGGTCGGCTTGAATGGTCGTATGACAGCAGCTCAGGCGGAGCAGATTGATCAGCGCTGGACGGATCTGGCCAGTGTGATGGATCAACTGCCGACAAGAACCCAGGTGGCAGCAGAGGTACTCTCAAGGCTGCTGATCATGCTGGAAGAATTTTCAACGCAAGGTTTTGCGCCCCTGGTGTCTCGCTATGAGCGCTATGACCAGGTCGCAGGCAAGACCGTGAAGGTGCAGTCAGCTGAGCAGGTGCTGACTGGTGTGGCTGCAGGTGTCTCGGCTGATGGGGCGCTGAGGCTGGAAACCGCTGAAGGGCTGAAAGAGCTGTATGGCGGCGAAGTGAGTTTGAGAATTCAATGAAATTGTTTGTGGATGTGGGGAATACCGCGCTCAAGTGGCGTGCGCGCTCTGGGTCGGACGTTGTGCAGGGCGGGTGTCGCCATGAGCGGCGCTGGGCAGAAGTGGTGGAAACGATTGCTGGCGTCGACGGTGGCTGTGAATCTGTCTGGGTGGCATCTGTTGCAGGTGCTGAGTCCGATAAAGACATAGCGAATGCGCTGAGGCTTAAAACGGGAGTTGAACCGCAATTCTATTATTCGCAGGCAGATGATTATGGCGTAACCAGCTGTTATCCGGAGCCGCGCCGTTTGGGGGTGGATCGCTGGGTTGCCATGGTTGAATGCCATCAGCGCTTTGGTGCGGGCATTATCGTAGACTGTGGTAGCGCGCTGACCATTGATGCTGTGAATGCCAGTGGCCAGTTTTTGGGTGGTTATATTGTGCCGGGTCTTGGTATGTTGCGCGGTGCCTTATTGCGCGATACGGCGGATGTTCATGTAGAGACCGGTTCCGCACAGCTGGGCTTGGGTAAAAGTACCGCTGAGTGTGTGCACAACGGTTTGTTGCGCATGTCTGTGGCCTTCGTCACGGAGGTGGTGCTTGAACTGCGCCAAGTGCTTGATGATACTTGCAAAGTATTGATTACGGGCGGCGATGCGCCAGCGTTGATGGACGCCTTCGGGTTTGACTTCACGCATGTTCCTGACCTTGTGCTTGATGGTCTCGAGCGTATTGCTGCTGATAAAGAATAAGGTGGGGGAGCACCCGTGCGGTGGATTTTTTATAGTTTGTTTGTCATTAACCTGGTCTACCTGGGTCTCCAGCTTGCCAAAAGCCTGACTGAACCTGCTCGAGTGGTGAGCATCCAGCTCCCTGAAATGGAGGGGGGCGCGCCTCTGGCCTTGCTTTCTGAGCAGGCGCAGTCGCGACGGGTCGTTCGCAAGGCGGTCTCTTCCGGCTCATTGTGTCCCGTCATCGGTCCCTGGGAAAATCAGGATGCTGCCCGAGCGGGAGTGGTTCAATTGCAGGCGGCGGGTGTGTCTGCCAAAGTTCGGGCGCTGGCAATTGAGAAGGATCGCCTTAGCTGGGTGTATCTGCCTCCCTTTGAAAGTCGTGACAGGGCGTTGGTAGTACTGCAGGAATTGCAGGATCGTGGCGTGGACAGCTTTATCGTCAAGGACGGAGAGGACGCAAATGCCATTTCCCTCGGTTACTTCTCCAGTGCTGAATCGGCTGAGGGTTTACGCGTAAAGATGCGAAATGCCGGTTACCCGGCGTTTGTTCGTGAAACCTCCAAGACGGTGACGGAGTACTGGGCTTATCTGCTTGATCCCAATGCGATTGATAAGCCAGAGGTAAAAGTTTTTCTTGAGGCAAATCAGTCTCTTAAGCTCGATAGAGTCTCCTGCAACTGAAGGGCTGCGCAATTATTAGGCGTTTGACGTTTAATTGGATTGCGCCCCCCAATTCCTTTCTATAGAATGCGCAACCCTTATGAGCTGGCGTAGCTCAGTTGGTAGAGCAGCTGATTTGTAATCAGCCGGTCGGGGGTTCGACTCCTCTCGCCAGCTCCAGCTTTAAGTCGTCGCTAACTGCTTGAAAATATGTTGACAAGTGGTTGAGGCGTAAAGAAAATGTAGGCCCTTTTCTGGAGGGGTTCCCGAGTGGCCAAAGGGATCAGACTGTAAATCTGACGCGAAAGCTTCGGAGGTTCGAATCCTCCCCCCTCCACCAGA
Above is a window of Alcanivorax sediminis DNA encoding:
- a CDS encoding AMP-binding protein, with the protein product MTTENKASVTTPLQALQQRVEQQGDAVAFVQPLGGGKVREYTWKEIELEARKMAAYLQSQGMQRGDHIALVSKNCAEWIMADLAIWMAGGVSVPLYPTLVAETVRLIMEHSESKMLFVGKLDDWDIMKDGVPDGVKQISFSLAPQDVQSAFPMWTDIIRDTAPIEEIYTPQPADLATIVYTSGTTGMPKGVMHDFQALSTVGSKMIKVYDLQPDERMISYLPLSHVAERLAVEIAQLYVGNKVFFAESLETFGEDIKRAQPTVFFAVPRIWSKFYQKASEAVPPKKLNTLLKIPFLNKVIKKKVLGAMGLDECRIALSGAAALSPEIITWFKKLGLEILEVYGMTENLAWSHTTEVGDQQIGWVGTPNDGVECRIAENGEIMVRSLGNMKGYYKMPEKTAEDLTDDGWLHTGDKGQIDAKGRLKITGRVKEIFKTEKGKYVAPVPIENHIVTLPGLELACVIGEGMGQPVALLNLTPEEQVRLSSESEKEHFTQELEKHLKHVNGLIDPHERLTTLIVCKDAWSVENNMITPTLKLKRNVIEEHYAEGIKQWSKTKGVVWEA
- the birA gene encoding bifunctional biotin--[acetyl-CoA-carboxylase] ligase/biotin operon repressor BirA; this translates as MSTLKEADQQLIRLLADGQFRSGSQLGEVLGVSRAAVWKRAQRLNDFGLALESVKGKGYRLAQPIELLDAEYLQDYLSKTVTPVDLHYSLITDSTNADALAASNQAGRPAVFMAECQLAGRGRRGRQWQSPFAANHYLSVRYPIQGGFGALGGLSLAVGVAVADALTSIQPGMPVGLKWPNDLLVHGAKLGGVLIELAGEMDGRVDVVVGVGLNGRMTAAQAEQIDQRWTDLASVMDQLPTRTQVAAEVLSRLLIMLEEFSTQGFAPLVSRYERYDQVAGKTVKVQSAEQVLTGVAAGVSADGALRLETAEGLKELYGGEVSLRIQ
- a CDS encoding type III pantothenate kinase, producing the protein MKLFVDVGNTALKWRARSGSDVVQGGCRHERRWAEVVETIAGVDGGCESVWVASVAGAESDKDIANALRLKTGVEPQFYYSQADDYGVTSCYPEPRRLGVDRWVAMVECHQRFGAGIIVDCGSALTIDAVNASGQFLGGYIVPGLGMLRGALLRDTADVHVETGSAQLGLGKSTAECVHNGLLRMSVAFVTEVVLELRQVLDDTCKVLITGGDAPALMDAFGFDFTHVPDLVLDGLERIAADKE
- a CDS encoding SPOR domain-containing protein gives rise to the protein MRWIFYSLFVINLVYLGLQLAKSLTEPARVVSIQLPEMEGGAPLALLSEQAQSRRVVRKAVSSGSLCPVIGPWENQDAARAGVVQLQAAGVSAKVRALAIEKDRLSWVYLPPFESRDRALVVLQELQDRGVDSFIVKDGEDANAISLGYFSSAESAEGLRVKMRNAGYPAFVRETSKTVTEYWAYLLDPNAIDKPEVKVFLEANQSLKLDRVSCN